A window of Acropora muricata isolate sample 2 chromosome 3, ASM3666990v1, whole genome shotgun sequence contains these coding sequences:
- the LOC136911709 gene encoding uncharacterized protein isoform X1 has product MAEYSQSRGNLNRRCRGCRKRRTLRSNSFFEEFPRLALGKLLLVIFFFNAGDSQRRIAQYVGLNPSLISRICRRLQDVCSRDIQDRPFIPFGGPGTIVKCDESKFNHKPKYNRGRRANRDSWVFGIVTTEFTPARGYFEVVDRRDVATLHPIITRCIHPGTDVHTDDWAAYRNMNQHINNVNVHRTVVHRYHFVDPVTGVHTQEVESCWNNLKLGQKMRRGIPREDLQSYLDEQMWRQWRGGPRQQTVQNFLAILPIQYDVTIPVL; this is encoded by the exons GCGCTGTCGCGGATGCAGAAAGAGAAGAACCTTGCGGTCGAACAGTTTTTTTGAAGAGTTTCCAAGATTAGCACTCGGGAAGCTCCTacttgtcattttctttttcaacgcTGGAGATTCACAGAGAAGAATTGCACAATACGTGGGTTTAAACCCCAGCTTGATTTCGAGGATCTGTAGACGACTTCAGGACGTGTGTTCAAGAGATATACAGGATAGACCATTCATACCCTTCGGGGGACCAGGCACCATTGTGAAATGCGACGAAAGCAAGTTCAATCACAAACCGAAG TACAACAGAGGAAGAAGAGCGAACAGAGATTCTTGGGTTTTTGGCATAGTCACGACAGAATTTACTCCAGCAAGAGGATACTTTGAGGTGGTCGACAGAAGGGATGTGGCCACTCTACATCCCATCATAACAAGGTGCATTCACCCTGGAACAGACGTGCACACAGATGACTGGGCAGCTTACAGAAacatgaatcagcatattaatAACGTCAACGTCCACAGAACGGTTGTTCATCGTTACCATTTCGTCGACCCTGTGACAGGAGTGCACACACAGGAAGTGGAATCTTGCTGGAACAACCTCAAACTGGGACAAAAAATGCGCCGAGGTATACCAAGGGAAGACCTACAGTCTTATTTAGACGAGCAAATGTGGCGTCAATGGAGAGGGGGGCCTCGTCAGCAGACCGTGCAGAACTTCTTAGCCATCTTACCAATACAATATGACGTCACTATTCCGGTGTTGTAA